The Pedobacter roseus genome contains a region encoding:
- a CDS encoding exosortase Y-associated Wzy-like protein encodes MQNNNPTRLILTLYFPVLICYLLINSPIISYFVAWFGSLFIFYTTILSPAAIIKQDLPIHKQIMRPIFLTQLIFAGFMCTTSIFYFMDHLGYRYLTEVNYGAQFKESEQTALIASCQRMSLLAHAALVTGMLMVQKNRITIKSVKTFEGDDFLIWLGIIVFGIGSLAQRFSGLSQIALPLTLIGISCAAVLFVKGFNTKNIKYLGIGATIFILNFIHASLSGYKEPIIINIIVIACIFFPYYKKLILYSAIPVAYVLLYFLPTYNNTVRQSWSGEVSAEEAQNQAFDNLNSKNEEQIEDTNWGFLTRRLSEIEMFTQFVEYVPDHHPYYDWEIVENSLEGLVPRIFWAGKPNMETVSMQRVYDAGVAHQMSTVSAKTRPVVDAYLSWGIVGVFFFMLLYGMLVQHFSDLAESLFGSYELGCVIMFNSIFQGLWRGNNFEFMFNNIFWGYVIMWFLFYLLRTIKVLKPTFD; translated from the coding sequence ATGCAAAATAATAACCCTACAAGACTTATTTTAACTTTATACTTTCCTGTTCTGATTTGCTATTTATTAATCAATAGCCCTATCATATCTTATTTTGTGGCCTGGTTTGGCTCATTATTTATATTCTATACTACCATATTATCACCGGCTGCGATCATTAAGCAGGATTTACCCATCCATAAGCAAATTATGCGCCCTATATTTCTTACACAGCTCATTTTTGCAGGTTTCATGTGTACCACTTCCATTTTTTATTTTATGGATCATTTGGGCTATCGGTATTTAACTGAAGTTAATTATGGGGCACAATTTAAAGAAAGTGAACAAACTGCACTCATTGCCAGTTGCCAACGAATGAGTTTATTGGCTCATGCGGCCTTAGTTACAGGTATGCTTATGGTTCAAAAGAATCGTATCACCATTAAAAGTGTAAAAACCTTTGAAGGTGATGATTTTTTAATATGGCTTGGTATTATCGTTTTCGGGATTGGTTCATTAGCACAACGTTTCTCGGGACTTAGCCAAATTGCCCTTCCACTAACACTGATCGGAATCTCTTGTGCAGCTGTATTATTTGTTAAAGGCTTCAATACCAAAAACATTAAATACCTCGGCATTGGTGCCACAATTTTCATCCTCAACTTTATACACGCATCATTATCTGGCTATAAGGAACCAATTATCATTAACATTATCGTAATTGCCTGTATATTTTTTCCTTATTACAAAAAGTTAATACTCTACTCAGCAATTCCTGTTGCTTATGTATTGCTTTATTTCCTGCCAACCTATAACAACACAGTTAGGCAAAGCTGGAGTGGTGAGGTAAGTGCAGAAGAAGCACAAAACCAGGCATTTGATAATTTAAATTCAAAAAACGAAGAACAGATTGAAGACACTAACTGGGGCTTTCTAACCAGAAGATTAAGTGAAATTGAAATGTTTACTCAATTCGTGGAATATGTACCTGACCACCATCCTTATTATGATTGGGAAATAGTAGAAAATTCTTTGGAGGGACTTGTTCCAAGGATTTTTTGGGCAGGAAAACCCAACATGGAAACCGTATCCATGCAGCGGGTTTACGATGCAGGTGTGGCACATCAAATGTCTACAGTTTCTGCTAAAACCCGCCCGGTTGTAGATGCCTATTTAAGTTGGGGTATTGTCGGTGTATTTTTCTTTATGCTTTTATATGGGATGCTCGTGCAACATTTTTCTGACCTGGCAGAAAGTTTATTCGGCAGTTATGAGCTGGGCTGCGTAATTATGTTCAACAGTATTTTTCAGGGCCTTTGGAGAGGAAATAACTTCGAATTTATGTTCAATAATATTTTTTGGGGTTATGTAATTATGTGGTTTCTGTTTTATCTGCTTAGAACCATAAAAGTATTAAAACCTACATTTGATTAA
- a CDS encoding glycosyltransferase family 4 protein yields the protein MAKKTQLKVFYTWGEQSMVKYDKGFAKQIEWDIPLLDGYDYQFLVNASKDPGTHHFNGIINPGLQSTVKYFEPDAILIYGWAWKSHLKALRFFKGKIPIYFRGDSTLLDKQKNFKGLLRKLFLKWIYSHVDKAFYVGSANKNYYSQFGLKEKQLFFTPHAIDNSRFGKTDRQETIKIREKLSIGTDGILILFAGKLEPKKAPDLLLKALKQLANPKLQLLFVGNGELEKELKLMADNLTNVHFMDFQNQSKMPAIYQACDLFCLPSKGPNETWGLAVNEAMAAGKAVLVSTKVGCAVDLVKPGINGEVFRSNDLDELMQKLGELTDSKEKLTKMGIQSQQIIQNWSFEKQVKAIVDTIYSDAK from the coding sequence TTGGCCAAAAAAACACAACTAAAAGTATTTTATACCTGGGGTGAACAATCGATGGTTAAATACGACAAGGGGTTTGCCAAACAAATAGAATGGGATATACCATTATTAGATGGATATGATTATCAGTTCTTAGTAAACGCATCAAAAGATCCTGGAACGCACCATTTCAATGGCATTATTAACCCGGGTTTGCAAAGCACAGTAAAATATTTTGAACCAGATGCCATTTTAATTTACGGTTGGGCCTGGAAAAGTCATTTAAAAGCTTTGCGGTTTTTCAAAGGCAAAATCCCAATTTACTTTAGAGGCGATTCTACTTTGCTGGATAAACAAAAAAACTTTAAGGGCTTACTGCGGAAATTGTTTCTTAAATGGATTTACAGCCATGTTGATAAAGCTTTTTACGTAGGTAGTGCTAATAAAAATTACTACAGTCAATTTGGTTTGAAAGAAAAACAATTGTTTTTTACTCCGCATGCTATCGATAATAGTAGATTTGGGAAAACTGACAGGCAGGAAACGATTAAGATAAGAGAAAAACTATCCATTGGTACAGACGGTATCCTTATTCTTTTTGCAGGCAAATTAGAGCCTAAAAAAGCACCCGATTTACTATTAAAAGCTTTAAAACAACTTGCTAATCCTAAGCTTCAGCTCTTATTTGTAGGCAATGGAGAATTGGAAAAAGAATTAAAATTGATGGCAGATAATCTCACTAATGTCCATTTCATGGATTTTCAAAATCAAAGTAAAATGCCTGCCATTTATCAAGCCTGCGACTTATTTTGTTTGCCTTCTAAGGGTCCGAATGAAACTTGGGGCTTAGCTGTTAATGAAGCCATGGCAGCCGGAAAAGCAGTTTTGGTTTCTACAAAGGTGGGCTGTGCCGTAGATCTTGTTAAGCCAGGAATTAATGGAGAAGTATTTAGATCAAATGACTTAGATGAGCTCATGCAAAAATTAGGAGAACTAACAGACAGTAAAGAAAAATTAACAAAAATGGGCATCCAATCCCAACAGATCATCCAAAACTGGTCATTCGAAAAACAGGTGAAAGCAATTGTAGATACTATTTATAGCGATGCAAAATAA
- a CDS encoding glycosyltransferase has protein sequence MANKKLLIISPYFPPSNTADMQRIRMSLPYFKRYGWEPEVVVVDESYSDMLKDALLSDSIPKEIKVHRVKAFSKKWTSKFGLGSIALRSLYFYEKKVNKLLKYNHFDLIYFSTTQFPVCILGAFWKKKFGIPYVIDVQDPWHSNYYQDKPKSERPKKYWLSYRLNKYLEPIAMRTADGLISVSEAYINTLKTRYPDLAHKPSSIITFGAHESDFDIAEQNSFLSESVYKRDNGKVNLVYIGRGGFDMRQSVSLLLKMFKRGIDQNVDGFEKVHFHFIGTSYAPNGSGTQTLMPIAKKLGLSKYVSEYTDRIGFYESINHLQNADGLIVLGSNDPAYTASKLYPYILAKQNLLAILHPKSSAVQIIEECNAGFLITLNSDIEQAFDVFNSFLENVKLNVAPSTNWKEFDKYRSDCLTKKQVDLFNSVISTN, from the coding sequence TTGGCAAATAAAAAGCTTTTAATTATTTCTCCTTACTTCCCCCCCTCTAACACTGCAGATATGCAACGCATAAGAATGAGTTTACCATATTTTAAGAGATATGGTTGGGAGCCAGAGGTGGTTGTAGTTGATGAAAGCTATAGTGATATGCTTAAGGATGCACTACTTTCGGATTCTATTCCAAAAGAAATAAAAGTTCATAGAGTAAAAGCTTTTTCAAAAAAATGGACTAGCAAATTTGGATTAGGAAGTATTGCTTTAAGATCGTTGTATTTTTACGAAAAAAAAGTCAATAAACTTTTGAAGTATAACCATTTTGATTTAATCTACTTTTCAACAACTCAATTTCCTGTGTGCATTTTGGGTGCATTTTGGAAGAAAAAGTTCGGCATTCCTTATGTAATTGATGTCCAAGACCCTTGGCACTCAAATTATTATCAGGACAAACCAAAATCTGAACGTCCAAAGAAATATTGGCTATCTTATCGTTTAAATAAATATTTAGAACCTATAGCCATGCGAACCGCAGATGGTTTAATCAGTGTATCTGAAGCATATATTAACACATTAAAAACGCGATACCCTGATTTGGCGCATAAACCTTCTAGCATTATAACATTTGGTGCACATGAGTCCGATTTTGATATTGCAGAACAAAATTCATTTTTATCTGAGTCTGTTTACAAAAGGGATAATGGAAAAGTTAATCTGGTTTATATTGGCCGGGGCGGCTTTGATATGCGACAATCGGTGAGTTTATTATTAAAGATGTTTAAAAGAGGAATAGATCAGAATGTTGATGGATTTGAAAAGGTCCATTTTCATTTTATTGGAACCAGTTATGCCCCAAATGGAAGTGGCACGCAAACACTCATGCCGATTGCAAAGAAATTGGGTCTATCAAAATATGTTTCTGAATATACAGATCGTATTGGCTTTTATGAAAGCATAAACCATTTACAAAATGCTGATGGTTTAATTGTCTTAGGATCAAATGATCCTGCTTATACTGCCTCCAAGCTTTATCCATACATTTTGGCAAAACAAAACTTATTAGCTATCCTCCACCCTAAAAGTAGTGCAGTTCAAATAATTGAAGAATGTAATGCTGGCTTTTTAATCACTTTAAATAGCGACATAGAGCAAGCATTCGATGTATTTAACTCTTTTCTAGAGAATGTGAAACTGAACGTTGCCCCATCAACCAATTGGAAAGAGTTTGATAAATATAGATCAGATTGTCTAACCAAAAAACAAGTTGACCTTTTCAACAGCGTAATATCGACTAACTAG